A region of the Andrena cerasifolii isolate SP2316 chromosome 15, iyAndCera1_principal, whole genome shotgun sequence genome:
GGAAATACCTATTTAACTACTATGTTCTTTGCAGTGGAATGTTCTACGAAAGGCATTTAAAGTACATCAAGCTGAACACCGAGTATGTGTATTTCACTAAGATGAACCTGACATACTTACTAAAGGTACGAAGAGTACAGCGATTGTATTAGATACTGTCCGATGCGCTTCCGGAATTTTACCAAGAAATCATTGCCGCGTTCCCCTCGGTTCGCAGGACAATTACGACATAAGCTTCGTCAACCAAGTGTACCAATCGACAGTGGCGAGTTTCTCGGAGTTGAAGAACGAGAAGGTGATGGCGTCAGGGGCAGTGCGAATACCCTATTACACTCGCCAAGCGTATAAAAACACCGCCAAGCAGTTCGGGCTGATGGACGACTTCAGGGTAATTAATATACTCGCCGGTCCGTAGAAAGACTATCAGCATTGCGAAATAATTCATTTCTGACGCAGAGCGGTGTACCTAGAACCGGCTATCGCGGGGTAGTCACGTTCTTCTACAAAGGGAGGAGAGTGCATTTAGCGCCCAGCGCGAATTGGAACGGATACGACATCACCTGGAGCTAACGAAAGATCCCGTAGACCGTACGAGTTAAAAAGAATTGCTTCCACGACGTTCGTCGCGAACTGAgcgaataatattttcattacacGCATCGCGAACGTTCGTCGACTTAGAAAGCTGTCTCGACTCCCTCGGTTCCTTGTCGCAGGAACGTGAACCGACGAGTCAAACGCTTGTAATCTTTCATGTAGAGAATTTCTGAGCGAGACGAGTATTGCTACACGATGCGTGAGATTTGCATAGTGCCTCAAAAATCGTACCCACCATTCGTACTAGTGCTACGCAGGAGTGGACTTTGGGAAATCGGGACCGCAGACGTTAACTTTCCTGAAACAAGCACGCGGTGGATGTAATTTAATTGGCGGAGACATCGCGATCTGTAGCAGTCCTATCTGCGTAGCACTGTGCATTGAGACGCAAAAGGACTGATAAAAGGGACTAGGATTATTCGCGCAGCCAGAGTTCAGCGGCGCCACTGCGCGCATACCTTCTCTTCCATTTTACTTAGCGTTAGGCAGAGCGATGGTTAACTTGAATCGACGGGACAAGTTACTATCTCTTCCAAGAATGTTCAAAGACTGTTCGATATTTGTTTGGAGGCCGCAGCTGCTTCGGAGCAGTGGTGTCTCTGGCGGTTTCGCGTTGCGCGATTAATCTAGGTCCACCATAATGTACATAATGTTTATATTGTATCAAGTGCATAGTTCGACGACAGGCGCGGTTTTTCCACTAATTTTATTCCCTTGCTTACGTTCGAGTTACTCAGGCGCGAATGAAAACCACGAAGATAGGTAGAGTTAGTCCAGAAGTGACGTTTTCGATTGGCTCTGCGCTCCCCGTGCTTTGCTCACGGACTACTGAAAAGCTGAACGGTGGGAATTCGGTAGATCGCGGACTGGttttaaggccgtcgcgcatttcggcgatacgaagagaaaagtttataaagaATCGATGACCGAAGctcagcgacaattaattattattattttcttcgcttcGAAATCCGCCGCGGCCTTTATGCGGAATTGTTTGCAGAGGATAAAAGAAGCTACTGATCCATGTCAACTTTCGATTTCTTTATCGTTCGACGGTAAAGAAACGgtctattaataaaaaaaaaagaagcataaGCATTTCTGCCTCAGATGAAACTTACTAAAACGACAAGTGATATGGTTTGTGCAGCTGCAATAGAAGATTCAGATTCTCCTATTATTCGAGTGACCGCGAACAGAACCGTTTTCGTCCTTTGCCTCTAAACGACTTCTCACTTAAAATCGGTAGAAATTATTCCTAACAATCgtgtttattttcttcttcgcaATCTACAGTCGGCGCTCGAACCATACGTACTCTCGTTCGTCCCCGATTCACGGAACGAACCCAAATATCGTATCGATTGTTCTCTGAAGCCAACGAAGACGAATTGCGCTCACTATGAAAACAAATCCACAACAATGCTTAGGTACTCCACCACGATCGGGAGCCGTATTTCGCTTCGGGGTACGGGCCCTTTACTATCGGAGGCGTAGCGTCCGGATATTCCACTTTCGGCTTCACCGGCTTCGATCTTGGCGAATCGTGGACCTTTGCTTCGCAGAAGTAGCCGAAGGGTGGGCGCTCTATgttcaaattcttcaaaatgCAACTGTCCACTGCTGCTTGCGTGTTGCGGCACCTAAGCATATTCAAATTATTAGAGCGTTCCTATTAAAATGATTAAATACGCGAGATCCGCTGAATCGTACAGTGACAGTTCCATGGTCCCCGAAGATTGTTCCAGGCAGCTAACGTATTGATTGAAGTCTTCCATACAGTGTTTCTTAATCCCTTGAAACACCTCCAAAGCGcacgcagttacttttttcccTTCGTTCACGCATTTTCGAGGATCCTCCGTCTCTTGTCTGCACAGCATAAACTCCTACAAGAGAAAGCTGATTAAAACTACGATGCTAATGTTCAGGCGACCCTCCGGTGACTCCTTTCCCGAAAGAATAACAAGTTGCGGAAGGAACAGTTCAATGACAATGTTTAACTACTTCGAATATTATTCAACAGGTATCCTTGCATTTGAATCCCTAATTGTCAAGCTCCGGATATCATTCTATTGCATTAAATTCGCAAGCTTTGGGAACGTTATGTAACCTTCAGGAGCTGGATGAAAGTTTCATCCGTGGATGAAATCTGAAATCGGAACGATTTAAAGCCGAAGGAAAAGAGAATGAAAGCACGTACATTGTTGTGCCATTCGCATTTCTTTCCAATGTAGACAGAAGCGGCTTGCAACACTGGCCAGCTAACGTTTATTTCCTGGACGTTCAACTCTTCTTCCGAAGGGAGTGCGGTGTCCTTCGTTATCACCATATTACTCGATGGATATCAATCAGTCGAATTACGATGCGGTGACAATGAAGCCGTCTTAATTGACGATCCACGGATTAACAAACGATCTCGACAATCGAGGCCGAACCACCGAACTTACTTAAAAACACATGATTATTTTCTTGACGTTAAGTTCACGATTCTGTAGATTTTAAACTAACCTCAATATCCCGGTGAGACGATCTCGACGACCTCTTATCGGCACCATGTATTTACTAGAGGGCGATGGCGGTGTATTTAAAGTTGCGAATTAAATACAGCTGATGAACACAGGTCCATCCACCTCGCTGGTTGCCGTACAACTGATTTGAACTGGTGGAGTTAATACTGCATGCGCATGCGCGAGCGCAGGGGTGGACCTGTAGGGCATAGTTGAGGTAACCTTTCGAGGGGGCCCCTATTTAGTGGCGCTCAgttaaatgttatttaatttcacGCGGGTAGATCGTTCTAAAGTTATTTCTCCAAATGGCTGGAGCGGAttttgggagcgacaaattttggagagtggAAAATTTGAATAGCAACACAATTTtgggggagcagcaaattttagaAAGCGGCAATTACGGGATAAGTTGTTgattgtaattaaaatgattgatCAGTATTAAATCCTGTGGGTACTATTACCttctatattctataataaTGATGATTTGTTGTTGGTTCTTTCTTCATCGAGCAGGTTGTGCACCACTGCAGTGTGCACTGCAAAATGGCTACGGGATGTTTCGTCGCGTTACGTCGGAACTGATGTTAGAAGATTCCTGTACATAATAAACGCCTTTCAGGGTGTGGATTTTAGGAGactttttattaagtaataatACAGAACCATGGCTGACAAAAGGCAACAGAATTTGTCGGTACGTATTCGGGTGTCGTTTATATGTACcccagtttttaattaaatcgcatTTGTTGCACGCGTGTTTACAGTGCGCACAGTTTACGAAGTCACGATCTCTCGattaatgtataaaattacGAGGGAGCATTTCATTTTCAGTTATCCTAGTAGAGTTATCAGTGAACATTGATAACTCAGTTCGAAGATAGCTTATGAAAAATTAACGCGGGTGATTTAAAAACGAGCGTCTCGTGTTTCgaatttttctcaacttttaaaCCAAAGTTACATGGCATCGTACAATGAATTTGAGTAGTCCGATGCCAATACTGATATCTTTTTGGAAAAGCGAGGAGTCTGAATGATCATAAGGCCTAGTCGCtgaagtgaaattatattttGCAGAAAGAAGAAATAGCGAAGCAGTTTATGTTACCAGAGAGGAAGAGCAAGATCGCTACGTTGCTGAAACAGGATGGACAAGCCTACTGTATTTGTAGAAGCTCTGATAGTTCACGCTTCATGATGTGAGTAACAGCTACATCCTCTCTGTATTTGTTTCTATATTACCGGTAATCAAAATGCATTTTCATGTTAGAGGCTGCGACGCCTGCGAAGAGTGGTATCACGGCGACTGTATAAACATAACGGAGAAAGATGCCAAGCACATAAAACAGTTCTTCTGTGTCGTAAGAACTTTCCTGCTGATCATAAAGAATTTTCTCTCGAACGATCTTGCTAATCGAGTACATTTCCAGCGTTGCAGAGAAGAAGATCCGACCCTGGTAACTCGTTACAAGCCACGGAGGATAGAACAGGAGGATCGCAAGTACAAGAAGCACAAGGAGAAAGAGAGGGCTCTTCGATACCAGTACGACGCGCCTTGGGATCCAACGGTGGTTAAGAAATCGTCGAAGCGTTGTGGAGAGTGTACGGGTTGTCTGAGAACCGAGAACTGTGGCAAATGCGACGCGTGCAGGTAATCCTATTAATTCTAGCggcaaggatcgcaacgtcTCTCGCTCGGACTAATCAAACTGGTTAATCGTCAGGCATTTGAAGAAATTCGGGCCCTCCGTGCGATTGAAGCTCAGATGCATACACAGAACTTGTCGCGTGCTGGGCGACCCGCTGAAGCCCTCGAAGAATTTCAATAAGAGCTCGAAATTCGTGAAGAAACGGAAGAGGGACTCGAGTAACGAGAGAAACGAGCACCTGGAGACGCCGAGGCAATGCTACGGGCCAGCTTGCACGAAGCAGTCGAGACCTGGCAGCAAATATTGCTCCGCGGAGTGTGGACTGAAGCTGGCTACCAACAGAATCTACCAAGTGCTGCCTCAACGGATACAGGAATGGTCTTTGACGCCGTGTATCGCGGAGCAGAATAATAGAAGAGCCTTGGAGTCGGTGAGGAAGCAGCAGCAGGATGTGAGGAGAATACTTCAGGAGCTGGACAAAAGGCACGCGGAATTAGACAGGATAATGGAGCGCGCGAAGCACGCGACGATCGACCCGCAGGCGGAAGtggacgactacgacgacgccGAGATGAGCATGTACTGCATCACTTGCGGACACGAGATCCACTCGAGGACCGCTATCAAACACATGGAGAAGTGCTTCAACAAGGTAAACGCAGTGACGATGCTGGAAAACTGTTAATTTCTCTGTAATAATCTTTCGCTTATCTATTCCACAGTACGAGTCGCAAGCTTCCTTCGGCTCCATCTTCAAAACGCGCATCGAAGGGCAAGTGATGTTCTGCGACTTCTACAATCCTGTGAACAGGACTTACTGCAAGAGATTGCGGGTCCTCTGCCCGGAGCATTGCAAGGACCCGAAGATCAGCGAGACGGAGGTGTGCGGCTGTCCCCTGGTCAGGAACGTGTTCGACACGACCGGGGAGTTCTGCCGGGCGCCGAAGAAGAGCTGCGTGAAGCACTACGTGTGGGAGAAGCTGCGGCGAGCGGAAATCGACATGGAAAGAGTGAGGCAGTGGCTGAAGATAGACGAGCTGGTCGAGCAGGAGAGGCAGATTCGAGCGAACATGGCCACTCGCGCCGGTGTCCTCGCTCTGATGCTCCACTCCACGTACAACCACGAGCTGATGGAGCAGATGACCCAGGAGCAGAACAGGGAACAGCTGGAAGCCATGGAAGAGGAACTTCAACGCAGGTACGGCATGCTTCAGAAGGAGCAGCCGATGGAGCAGTGATGCGTCTCCTTTTCAAAGACATTCGCCAGCATCTCTGTATCGAGACATTGTACAGTGTAATATTAATTAAGATATGCGAAGAAGTTCGCGTCGTATTAGAAGCTTCCTAATAAATCTGTAGAGACCGCTAAGAATTGTAGAAAGTTTCTTTTAAGCGAACTCGCGAATTCTTACGTAAGTTAACGGACAGCTTGAGCAACAAAGGGTCGAGGTACTGTTCGCAACGGTTGGGTTTCGATCGAGTGTGAAAAGCAGCGAATAGCAAAAATCGTTCTGGCCCGACTCTGTATAATTGTGTATTTCTCTTTATTTATAACGTTCAATTAAACTTTTGTAAATTCAAAttcataattatataattttccATTACCTATTTTTAGTGTTCACAATATATCATTTCACATTATACGATTGCGCATGTGAAATAAATCGGATAACTCGTTTATATGAAACATAATTCCAACGTTTCTAAAATTTACCACACTTTAacttcaataaatatattacttgcttaattttaACCAGTTAAGTTCCGACTCGTCGCTAGAAAGGATACTCTCTCAAAATACTTCTGAATTACAACAATTTCCGATCGTAACACAGGATATTACATATTCTGGGACAGTGTACAACTCTCCAGTTTATTACTGCTGAATATATGTGCATATATTCCTcagctctgttttttttttttgtatatatatttatacgcgTCGTACCTTTCCTCTTGCTGTGTGTCTCTGATGCGAACCGCGAGAATTAAAACGCACGCTTTCACTTCCTCCCTGCATCGGTACCTCGGCATAGTCCATCGACAGTGGAATTAAACTCCAACCCTTCCCTCCCCAAAAACGTTCGGGTGGAACTCTCTATAAATAACTAGTTTAATATACTTAGTGTTTCTGCCAAGTGTTGCGCTCAAATACGTTTGCAAAAAACAACCTGCGTAACTCTAGAGTTCTGTTTATTTGGAAACGAAGGCGTAGACGAAGATTTCAGTTCTTCGGTGTCCACCTCGTCGTGAATCGGTATCTTACACGGGAGTATCGTCGTCGCTTTCGCTCTGTACCCGATCATCTCCCTTCCCCTCCAGCCATCCCCCCCAACCGCCGGCCCATTTAATTCTTCCTCTCACGTGGTCGCACACAACATGCACACTTCTCACGCAGCAAACTTACTCGCAAGCTGAATGTGCATTCTCTGCTGGCAACACCTGCCACTGGCTTCCATTGTTTTGGCAAGAAGCGTCGATCGATGGCCCGGGCATCCAGCTCTCGTCGAGAGAACGACGAGGATATAATTTACGATATTACTTTGTATTTCTCGGCTCTGAGCGCGTGCACGACATTGGTAGCTAGGATTTACGGTATTATTTAGAAACGACGAGACACGACTAAGCCGCCGAAAGGAATTGTCTCTTCCGCTAGCTCACgttcttcttcattttttttttcggttttcTCTCCTTTTTAATTACTCTTGACGATCGTCGAGACTTGGTCCCAACCGCAAATGGTGAGTTTTCTCGTGTCGCTCTGGATCCACTAATAACGATCGATCATCGACTCGAACATCCCGACCGTTTATCGGTCTCGCGACCAACGGAGGCTGCGTTCTTTTGAAACTCGACGGATCGGTACACGAGAGCTCTTTCTCCGAAATTAAGGTATAAAGAAGAACTTGATCAAGTTATCGCTTTTCAGATAACATCGAAGTAATAAACGATAGATCGATCGATACGAGGAGCGCGCAGATGGCGAAGAGACAGACAGAGAGTTTAAGGATCGAAGAACAATTCCGTTTCCTTTGAACTGGAATTACaaattcctctcgctcgctcgagAATCGACGCTCGAATATCAAAAGATTCTTCAACGTTACATAACCTCTACGTCCTATCAAAATTCTACTTCAACGCGCCAATCGGGCCTGCTTCGGCCCGCGGGTAAAGGATGAACGTCTCGAGCGAGAAAGGAAAAGCTATGTTCTTTCGGAACTTCAATTCCTGATTCGAACATAACCTACAAAAGATCGGCCTCTTCCATCTGCCGCCCCTCGAAGCGAGGGATAATCGTTGAACGATCCATGTTCCAAAAGAGCGCAATCGAGCGATTCAATCGACCAACGATCGACAGACACATATCGACGTTCGACGTTTGAATGGCCGCGAAGAAACGGCGGGAAAGGATGTACAGAAcggtgtgtatgtgtgtgtgtgtgtgtatgtgtgtgatTGCCCGAATGGCCGCAAGGATAATGACGAAGGCGCGACAGTGTCGGCGAGAATGAACTGTTTTTACAGAATTCGTCTCTTACATCTCGTAATTAATCTTGTactttaatttactaaaataaacGACAAGATTCTAACAACGGGGGGCGAATGAACATCGCTAGgtgtgtaaaatataattattcgaTAGATCCGCATAGTTTAAGTACAAGTAATCGACGCGTCTAAAGGTAGCttttatctttcttttttttcctttccttctcgTCCAAGAAGATTCCTCCCCCCTTCCCGCGCGGGCTGCCCACTTCGCCGTTGCTTCAAGCGCGGACGATCGACTGGGAAGCAGCAAGATGTCGCCACGTAACCGATCTCACGAAATCGTCTCGcatcgttctctctctctcgttcctttCTTACTTTCTTTATTGCTTATGGTACAAGGACGCGATCGGCGTCATTCAACTATCCGTCGTTAGACGCGAGGTCGATTCCTCCAGCAGCCTGCATCCATCCCCCCTTCGCTTCCGTGGCGATTttggaaaaacttcatgtcgcGGCCGACCGCCCGGCATGCAGCGCAGCAAAGGGGGGCATCGATGCACGACAGCAGGAGGCGCCACACGGTTATATCGAACAACGGTGGAACGGGAAAACAAAGAGAAATTACAGCGTACGTCGAATAACCAGTACGAAAGTATTAATCGGGGATTCCCGATTCTACGGTGGCGCGGGAATGCCAGACCGAAGTGGGACCTTTGCGGGCGCGATTGGCAGAGATTCTCTTAATCGATTCAGAACAGCCGCCTCGAAATTAACAAAAATCAGTTGAACCTCGTCGAAAGGGGAAGAGCGGCACGCAGAAGCTGGCGATTCGAAATTCAAATCTCTGCCCGCGCGCGCGCCACAAATCGCGCGGGATTAATCCGTTCGCCTCTGTCGGTAACTATCAGCTTCggaaacagaaatcggcacgcCGCTAGTGGAACGTTCTCTGCGATCGTGAGCATCGACCTTTCGCAGCTGAAGGGCGTCCCTCTTCGTAATCAGCGAAAGGATTAATCTCGCGATCTGGGAATACCGACCGAGCAGCTCGAGGGGGGCGCGATCTTTTTGGTTCGAGCCTCGGATCACGTCGCCCCTCGCCCGTTCCTCTTAACATTCTGGTACAGCGAGCGGGTTTTACTTTACAAGGATATACAACTGCTTGTCGCGGCTACTC
Encoded here:
- the LOC143376822 gene encoding CXXC-type zinc finger protein 1 yields the protein MADKRQQNLSKEEIAKQFMLPERKSKIATLLKQDGQAYCICRSSDSSRFMIGCDACEEWYHGDCINITEKDAKHIKQFFCVRCREEDPTLVTRYKPRRIEQEDRKYKKHKEKERALRYQYDAPWDPTVVKKSSKRCGECTGCLRTENCGKCDACRHLKKFGPSVRLKLRCIHRTCRVLGDPLKPSKNFNKSSKFVKKRKRDSSNERNEHLETPRQCYGPACTKQSRPGSKYCSAECGLKLATNRIYQVLPQRIQEWSLTPCIAEQNNRRALESVRKQQQDVRRILQELDKRHAELDRIMERAKHATIDPQAEVDDYDDAEMSMYCITCGHEIHSRTAIKHMEKCFNKYESQASFGSIFKTRIEGQVMFCDFYNPVNRTYCKRLRVLCPEHCKDPKISETEVCGCPLVRNVFDTTGEFCRAPKKSCVKHYVWEKLRRAEIDMERVRQWLKIDELVEQERQIRANMATRAGVLALMLHSTYNHELMEQMTQEQNREQLEAMEEELQRRYGMLQKEQPMEQ
- the Nd-19 gene encoding NADH dehydrogenase [ubiquinone] 1 alpha subcomplex subunit 8; amino-acid sequence: MVITKDTALPSEEELNVQEINVSWPVLQAASVYIGKKCEWHNNEFMLCRQETEDPRKCVNEGKKVTACALEVFQGIKKHCMEDFNQYVSCLEQSSGTMELSLCRNTQAAVDSCILKNLNIERPPFGYFCEAKVHDSPRSKPVKPKVEYPDATPPIVKGPYPEAKYGSRSWWST